In Dysgonomonadaceae bacterium zrk40, one genomic interval encodes:
- a CDS encoding DUF2088 domain-containing protein: MIYYEKGSSDTALSRDDLKKGLNEALDKLGERQKVLAVPPDYTRLPSRAGELTEMTWEYYGEKLTDILPALGTHTPMTEPQISHMFGRTPKTLFREHDWRNDVVTLGVVPESYIHEVSEGKVNFSWPAQVNRLLVEGEFDLILSIGQVVPHEVVGMANYNKNIFVGTGGSEGINKSHYIGAVYGMERMMGRADTPVRRVFNYATDHFANHLPIIYVLTVVGVNGNGEQQTYGLFVGDDFDVFDRAARLSLEVNFVMVEKPLHKVVVWLDPTEFKSTWLGNKSIYRTRMAIADGGELIVLAPALKEFGEDKTIDRLIRKYGYFGTPHTLKAVEENGELRDNLGAAAHLIHGSSEGRFSVTYCPGKGVENLTREEIESVGFQWDDIDRMMQRYDPSQLSEGFNTLPDGEEFYYISSPALGLWAYKDRFE; encoded by the coding sequence ATGATTTATTACGAGAAAGGTTCTTCTGACACTGCGCTGTCGCGCGATGATCTGAAGAAAGGTCTCAATGAAGCATTGGATAAATTGGGCGAACGGCAGAAAGTACTGGCCGTTCCGCCCGATTACACCCGTCTGCCCAGCAGGGCAGGCGAGCTAACAGAGATGACCTGGGAGTATTACGGGGAGAAGCTTACCGATATCCTACCGGCACTGGGTACCCATACCCCCATGACAGAACCGCAGATCAGCCATATGTTCGGGCGGACACCTAAAACACTCTTTCGGGAGCATGACTGGCGCAACGATGTGGTAACCCTGGGCGTGGTACCTGAGAGCTATATTCATGAGGTTTCGGAGGGGAAGGTCAATTTCTCATGGCCGGCCCAGGTAAACCGATTGCTGGTGGAAGGTGAGTTTGACCTGATTCTTTCCATTGGACAGGTGGTGCCCCACGAAGTGGTGGGGATGGCCAACTACAACAAGAACATCTTCGTAGGTACCGGTGGTAGTGAAGGGATCAACAAAAGCCATTACATCGGTGCTGTCTACGGGATGGAGCGGATGATGGGGCGTGCAGATACGCCGGTACGCCGTGTCTTTAATTACGCCACCGACCACTTTGCCAACCATCTGCCCATCATCTACGTGTTGACGGTGGTGGGAGTGAATGGGAATGGTGAGCAGCAGACCTACGGACTCTTTGTGGGTGACGACTTTGATGTGTTCGACCGGGCTGCCAGGCTCTCTTTGGAGGTGAACTTCGTAATGGTTGAGAAACCGCTTCATAAAGTGGTGGTCTGGCTCGATCCCACCGAGTTCAAGAGCACCTGGCTGGGAAACAAGTCGATTTACCGTACCCGCATGGCTATTGCCGACGGAGGCGAACTGATTGTCCTGGCTCCTGCACTCAAGGAATTCGGTGAGGACAAGACCATCGATCGATTGATCCGCAAATATGGCTATTTCGGTACCCCCCACACCCTGAAGGCGGTGGAGGAGAACGGCGAGCTGCGGGATAACCTGGGAGCAGCTGCCCACTTGATTCACGGCTCCTCGGAGGGGCGCTTTTCGGTCACTTACTGTCCCGGGAAAGGAGTTGAAAACCTTACCCGCGAGGAGATCGAAAGTGTAGGTTTTCAATGGGATGACATCGATCGCATGATGCAACGCTACGATCCTTCACAGCTCAGCGAAGGGTTCAACACCCTTCCCGATGGTGAGGAGTTCTATTACATCTCCAGTCCGGCCCTGGGTTTATGGGCATACAAAGATCGTTTTGAGTAA
- a CDS encoding SDR family oxidoreductase gives MYELFNIKDKVIVITGGTGVLGTSMVEYLAAHGAKVAVLARNKEKGDQLTAKVKAAGGEAMFLQTDVSDEAVLKQNARDIVAAYGKIDVLINGAGGNMPGATIGPNNNIFDLKMDDFRKVVDLNLMGTVIPSVVFAEYMVEQKKGNIINVSSASALRPLTRVAGYGAAKAAVTNFTKYLAGELAIKFGESFRVNALCPGFFITEQNRALLTNPDGSYSDRGNTIIAHTPFRRFGDPEDLLGTLHYLVSDASRFVTGTVAIVDGGFDSFSI, from the coding sequence ATGTACGAATTATTTAACATAAAGGATAAGGTGATCGTCATCACCGGAGGTACCGGCGTGCTCGGTACTTCCATGGTGGAGTACCTGGCGGCACATGGTGCCAAGGTGGCTGTACTGGCCAGAAACAAGGAGAAAGGTGATCAACTGACAGCAAAAGTGAAAGCTGCCGGTGGTGAGGCGATGTTCCTGCAGACAGATGTCTCTGACGAGGCCGTGTTGAAGCAGAACGCACGTGATATCGTGGCTGCATACGGAAAGATCGATGTGCTGATCAACGGTGCCGGGGGCAACATGCCCGGAGCCACCATCGGACCCAACAACAACATCTTCGACCTGAAGATGGATGACTTCCGCAAGGTGGTCGATCTGAACCTGATGGGGACCGTGATCCCTTCCGTGGTATTTGCTGAGTATATGGTTGAGCAGAAAAAGGGTAACATCATCAATGTCTCCTCGGCTTCTGCTCTGCGACCCTTGACTCGCGTGGCCGGTTATGGAGCCGCCAAGGCAGCCGTGACCAACTTCACCAAGTACCTTGCCGGCGAGCTCGCTATCAAGTTCGGTGAGAGTTTTCGCGTCAATGCACTCTGTCCGGGATTCTTCATCACTGAACAGAACAGGGCACTGCTTACCAACCCCGACGGTTCCTACTCCGACAGAGGCAACACAATCATTGCCCACACACCTTTCCGCCGCTTCGGTGATCCGGAGGATTTGCTCGGAACGCTCCATTACCTGGTCAGCGATGCATCCCGATTTGTCACCGGTACGGTTGCAATCGTCGATGGTGGTTTCGATTCGTTTAGTATTTGA
- a CDS encoding Gfo/Idh/MocA family oxidoreductase has product MTTRRDFLRKAALASAGLALGGVHTHTSAASFNRVHGANKKVNLAQIGIGNRGWEIINDFDRTGLANVVALCDVDLGAEHTQKALAKFPNAKRFKDFREMFDKMGNEIEAVAIATPDFAHFPAVMMSMAEGKHVYVEKPLTRTFHESELLLKAARKYPNVVTQMGNQGHSEANYFQFKAWKEAGIIKDVTAITAHMNNPRRWHGWDPNIKQFPPAEAIPETLDWDLWLMSRDHHSYNKDFHYGQWRCWYDFGMGALGDWGAHIIDTAHQFLDLGLPEEVNPLRLSGHNDYFFPMSSTIEFKFPARGEMPPLVITWYDGLDNIPAVPDGYGVSEIDPNIPSVAGGKIQPAKLNPGKEIYSKELTFKGGSHGSTLSIIPDEKAKEMEKHLPEVPESPSNHFANFLLACQGKEKTRSPFEIAAPLSQVFSMGVAAQRLNRKIVFDRETKRVTNDAFADAFLTGEPPRKGWEDFYRI; this is encoded by the coding sequence ATGACAACAAGAAGAGATTTTCTAAGAAAGGCTGCATTGGCCTCAGCAGGACTTGCATTGGGTGGAGTCCACACGCATACCAGTGCCGCCAGTTTTAACAGGGTGCATGGTGCCAACAAGAAAGTGAACCTGGCACAAATCGGCATCGGCAACCGGGGATGGGAGATCATCAACGATTTCGACAGGACCGGTCTGGCAAACGTGGTGGCCCTTTGTGACGTGGACCTCGGTGCAGAGCATACCCAGAAAGCTTTGGCAAAGTTCCCCAACGCGAAAAGATTTAAAGATTTCCGGGAGATGTTCGACAAGATGGGTAACGAGATTGAGGCAGTGGCCATCGCCACCCCCGATTTCGCCCACTTTCCCGCCGTGATGATGTCGATGGCAGAGGGAAAACATGTCTACGTGGAGAAGCCGCTTACCCGTACTTTTCACGAGTCGGAGCTGCTGCTCAAGGCTGCAAGGAAATATCCCAACGTGGTAACCCAGATGGGGAACCAGGGACACTCCGAGGCCAACTACTTCCAGTTCAAGGCGTGGAAAGAGGCAGGCATCATCAAGGATGTGACCGCCATCACTGCCCATATGAACAACCCGCGTCGCTGGCACGGCTGGGATCCCAACATCAAACAGTTTCCACCAGCCGAAGCAATTCCCGAAACACTGGATTGGGATCTCTGGCTGATGTCTCGTGATCACCACTCCTATAACAAGGATTTTCACTACGGTCAGTGGCGCTGCTGGTATGATTTCGGGATGGGAGCCCTGGGCGACTGGGGAGCACATATCATCGATACCGCCCATCAGTTCCTCGACCTGGGGTTGCCAGAAGAGGTGAATCCGCTGCGATTGAGTGGTCACAACGACTATTTCTTCCCTATGTCGAGTACCATCGAGTTCAAGTTCCCCGCCCGTGGTGAGATGCCGCCGCTGGTGATTACCTGGTACGACGGACTGGACAATATCCCCGCTGTACCGGATGGGTATGGTGTTTCGGAGATTGATCCCAACATTCCTTCCGTTGCAGGAGGGAAGATACAACCTGCCAAGCTGAACCCGGGCAAGGAGATCTATAGCAAGGAACTGACCTTCAAGGGTGGCTCACATGGCAGCACCCTCAGCATCATCCCCGATGAGAAGGCAAAAGAGATGGAAAAACATCTGCCGGAGGTGCCGGAAAGCCCCTCAAACCACTTTGCGAACTTCCTGCTGGCCTGCCAGGGCAAAGAGAAGACCCGTTCACCGTTTGAAATCGCGGCTCCGCTTAGCCAGGTATTCAGTATGGGGGTTGCCGCACAGCGTCTCAACCGAAAGATAGTGTTCGACAGGGAAACCAAGCGGGTGACCAACGATGCCTTTGCCGATGCCTTCCTGACGGGTGAACCTCCCAGGAAAGGATGGGAAGATTTCTACCGGATCTAA
- the gnd gene encoding decarboxylating NADP(+)-dependent phosphogluconate dehydrogenase yields MKEKADIGLIGLAVMGENLVLNMESKGYTVAVYNRTVAKVDQFLDGRGKGKNFIGARSLEEFVASIERPRKVMMLVKAGKPVDDFIELLLPLLEPGDIIIDGGNSHFPDTIRRTKYVESKGLLYVGTGVSGGEEGALKGPSMMPGGSPDAWPHVKEIFQAVSAKVDGGVPCCDWVGENGAGHFVKMVHNGIEYGDMQIINEAYHLMKDLLGMDAFEQHEVFKKWNQGVLDSYLIEITTDIMAYRDEDGSPLVEKILDTAGQKGTGKWTAVSALDLGIPLTLIGESVFSRCLSAQKDLRVKASKVLNGKKASFEGDKKQFVNDLEKAIYGAKIISYAQGYDLMMEAAREHGWNLNYGGIALMWRGGCIIRSRFLGDIKKAFDKNPSLENLLLDPFFKEAVEDAQDSWRRVCATALMNGIPVPALTSALSYFDGFRSERLPANLLQAQRDYFGAHQYERVDRNRGEFFHTNWTGHGGDTASTTYDV; encoded by the coding sequence ATGAAAGAAAAAGCAGATATTGGGTTGATCGGTCTCGCCGTCATGGGAGAGAATCTGGTCCTGAACATGGAGAGTAAAGGATACACCGTAGCCGTCTACAACAGAACGGTCGCAAAGGTGGATCAATTCCTGGACGGTAGAGGGAAGGGGAAGAATTTCATCGGTGCCCGCTCATTGGAAGAGTTTGTGGCATCCATTGAACGTCCTCGCAAGGTGATGATGCTGGTGAAAGCCGGTAAGCCGGTGGATGATTTCATCGAGTTGTTGCTCCCTCTGCTGGAGCCGGGAGACATCATCATCGATGGTGGCAATAGCCACTTCCCCGACACCATCCGTCGCACGAAATATGTGGAAAGCAAAGGCTTGCTCTATGTGGGCACCGGAGTGTCGGGCGGTGAAGAGGGAGCCCTGAAAGGGCCCTCCATGATGCCGGGCGGTTCCCCCGATGCATGGCCCCATGTGAAGGAGATCTTCCAGGCAGTCTCGGCCAAGGTCGACGGTGGTGTGCCTTGTTGCGACTGGGTGGGTGAAAACGGTGCCGGCCACTTCGTGAAGATGGTACACAATGGCATTGAGTATGGTGACATGCAGATCATCAACGAAGCGTATCATTTGATGAAAGATTTATTGGGCATGGATGCTTTCGAGCAGCACGAGGTGTTCAAGAAGTGGAACCAGGGCGTCCTCGATTCCTATCTGATTGAAATCACCACCGATATCATGGCCTATCGTGACGAAGATGGATCTCCTTTGGTGGAAAAAATTCTCGATACCGCGGGACAAAAGGGTACCGGCAAGTGGACCGCTGTCTCGGCACTCGATCTGGGCATACCCCTCACGCTTATCGGTGAGTCTGTCTTCTCGCGCTGTCTCTCTGCACAAAAAGATTTGCGCGTAAAGGCATCGAAAGTGCTCAACGGCAAAAAAGCCTCGTTCGAGGGAGATAAGAAGCAGTTTGTCAACGACCTGGAAAAAGCAATCTACGGAGCCAAAATCATCTCCTACGCCCAGGGGTATGACCTGATGATGGAAGCGGCAAGGGAGCATGGCTGGAACCTCAATTATGGTGGTATTGCCTTGATGTGGCGTGGTGGATGCATCATCCGTTCCCGCTTCCTGGGTGATATCAAGAAGGCTTTCGACAAGAACCCATCGTTGGAGAACCTGTTGCTCGATCCCTTCTTTAAAGAGGCGGTGGAAGATGCTCAGGATAGCTGGCGTAGGGTTTGTGCAACCGCCCTGATGAACGGCATACCGGTTCCGGCACTCACCTCGGCACTCAGTTACTTCGATGGTTTCCGTAGCGAACGCCTTCCGGCAAACCTGCTACAGGCACAACGTGACTATTTCGGCGCCCACCAGTATGAGCGGGTGGACAGAAACAGAGGTGAGTTCTTCCATACCAACTGGACAGGACACGGAGGTGACACTGCCTCCACCACCTATGATGTGTAG
- a CDS encoding sugar kinase, with the protein MSLELKKDYKYALLVPTSMGVRITPVNAQPVPSSNMFQMQATSAETNVASISSYLGLPVKVLTTFVKDSPIAAFIKSDLRARHMEYEGPEVPQGDPWGYRHQFNIADSGFGLRGPRVQNDRAGEVGRTLNVKDFDLERIFGKEGVQIVHLSGLIAALSPDTSHFCLEIARFAKKHGTLISFDLNYRATFWKGREKELRVAFSEIASLSDILIGNEEDFQLCLGIEGPKAGGENIGDTFDAFKGMILNAGKSFPNVSVFANTLREVISANEHLWGAIVYENGNWHEAPLRKINVMDRIGGGDGFVGGLLYSILRQMDPARWIQFAWASGALATTFLTDYAQPADEEVIWSIWKGNARVKR; encoded by the coding sequence ATGTCACTTGAACTAAAAAAAGATTATAAATATGCATTGCTGGTACCTACCAGCATGGGAGTCCGCATCACACCGGTGAACGCACAGCCGGTGCCGAGTTCGAATATGTTCCAGATGCAGGCTACCAGTGCTGAAACCAACGTGGCAAGCATCTCTTCCTACCTCGGTCTGCCCGTAAAAGTGCTCACCACCTTTGTGAAAGACAGCCCCATAGCTGCTTTCATCAAATCTGATCTGCGGGCACGGCACATGGAATATGAGGGTCCCGAGGTGCCGCAGGGGGATCCCTGGGGCTACCGCCATCAGTTCAACATTGCAGACAGTGGCTTCGGATTGCGCGGTCCCCGCGTACAGAACGACCGTGCCGGAGAGGTGGGCAGGACACTCAACGTGAAAGACTTCGATCTGGAACGCATCTTCGGGAAAGAGGGTGTGCAGATCGTGCATCTCTCAGGTCTAATCGCAGCCCTGTCGCCCGATACAAGTCATTTCTGCCTGGAAATTGCCCGTTTTGCCAAGAAGCATGGCACTCTCATCTCATTCGATCTCAACTATCGGGCAACATTCTGGAAAGGAAGAGAAAAAGAGTTGAGAGTAGCTTTCTCTGAGATAGCCTCGCTCTCTGATATTCTGATCGGCAACGAGGAGGATTTCCAGCTCTGTCTCGGAATTGAAGGTCCCAAAGCGGGTGGTGAAAATATCGGTGACACCTTTGATGCATTCAAGGGGATGATCCTTAACGCCGGGAAGTCTTTCCCCAATGTCTCTGTCTTTGCCAACACTTTGCGGGAGGTGATCAGTGCCAACGAACATCTCTGGGGCGCCATTGTTTATGAGAACGGGAACTGGCATGAAGCACCCCTGCGTAAGATCAACGTCATGGACCGTATCGGTGGCGGTGATGGTTTTGTGGGAGGCTTGCTTTACAGCATCCTCCGCCAGATGGATCCTGCCAGGTGGATCCAGTTTGCCTGGGCCAGCGGTGCACTGGCCACAACCTTCCTTACCGATTATGCACAACCGGCCGATGAGGAGGTGATCTGGAGCATCTGGAAGGGTAATGCCCGTGTGAAGAGATAA
- the uxaC gene encoding glucuronate isomerase, with translation MKPFIHEDFLLQSDAARQLYHEHAAKQPIIDYHCHLNPAYIAEDHRFDNLGQIWLEGDHYKWRAMRTNGVDEKYCTGKNTSDWEKFEKWAETVPYTMRNPLYHWTHLELKSAFGVEKLLNPTTAREIYDRCTEQLRTPEYSARGLMKMFNVKVVCTTDDPVDSLEHHLSLKEEGFAIKVLPTWRPDKAMAVENVKDYRAYLEKLSEVSGVTISKFSDLIEALRNRHDFFASVGCKLSDHGIEEFYAEEYTGKEIEAIFDKVYGGNELTGEEIRKFKSAMLHEGALMDWEKGWTQQFHYGAIRNNNTRLFNKLGPDTGFDSIGDFTVAKAMSRFFDKLDTDNKLAKTIIYNLNPRDNDMIATMIGNFQDGSVAGKIQFGSGWWFLDQKTGMEAQMNSLSNLGLLSRFVGMLTDSRSFLSYPRHEYFRRILCNLIGDDLEKGLLPASEMAFLGEMVENISYHNANNFFNF, from the coding sequence ATGAAACCATTTATTCACGAAGATTTTTTATTGCAAAGTGATGCTGCACGTCAGCTCTATCATGAGCACGCGGCAAAACAGCCCATCATTGACTACCATTGTCATTTGAACCCTGCCTATATCGCAGAAGATCACCGGTTCGACAACCTTGGTCAGATCTGGCTCGAAGGCGATCATTACAAGTGGCGTGCCATGCGTACCAACGGTGTGGATGAAAAATACTGTACCGGAAAGAATACCAGCGACTGGGAGAAATTTGAGAAGTGGGCGGAAACGGTGCCTTACACCATGCGAAACCCATTGTATCATTGGACACACCTCGAGCTGAAGTCCGCATTTGGCGTGGAGAAACTATTGAACCCCACTACCGCCCGGGAGATCTATGATCGTTGTACGGAACAGCTGAGAACTCCTGAATACTCTGCCAGGGGTCTGATGAAGATGTTCAACGTGAAGGTGGTGTGCACCACCGATGATCCTGTAGACTCGCTGGAGCATCATCTCTCTTTAAAAGAGGAGGGGTTTGCCATCAAGGTATTGCCCACCTGGCGTCCCGACAAGGCAATGGCGGTGGAGAACGTCAAGGATTACCGGGCCTATCTTGAGAAATTATCAGAAGTGTCCGGTGTCACCATCAGCAAATTCAGCGATCTGATTGAAGCACTGCGTAACCGGCACGACTTCTTTGCTTCGGTGGGTTGCAAGCTTTCCGATCACGGGATTGAAGAGTTTTATGCCGAAGAATATACAGGAAAAGAGATCGAAGCGATCTTTGACAAGGTATATGGCGGAAATGAGCTGACAGGAGAGGAGATCAGAAAATTTAAATCGGCCATGTTGCACGAAGGTGCCCTTATGGACTGGGAGAAAGGATGGACCCAACAGTTCCACTACGGTGCTATCCGTAACAACAACACACGCCTCTTTAACAAGCTGGGCCCCGATACAGGCTTTGACTCAATAGGTGACTTCACCGTAGCCAAGGCCATGAGCCGCTTCTTCGACAAGCTCGACACAGACAACAAACTGGCAAAGACCATTATTTACAATCTCAATCCGCGTGACAATGATATGATAGCGACCATGATCGGTAATTTCCAGGATGGCTCCGTTGCCGGAAAGATACAGTTTGGATCGGGTTGGTGGTTCCTTGATCAAAAGACAGGCATGGAAGCTCAAATGAACTCACTCTCCAACCTGGGGCTGTTGAGTCGTTTTGTGGGGATGCTTACCGACTCGCGCAGCTTCCTCTCCTATCCGCGACACGAGTATTTCCGCAGGATTCTCTGCAACCTGATTGGTGATGATTTGGAAAAAGGATTGCTCCCTGCCTCTGAAATGGCCTTTCTCGGTGAGATGGTAGAAAACATCTCCTACCACAACGCAAACAATTTTTTTAACTTTTAA